tggcttcaCTGCACAGcgcagtggcatgtgggatcttagttccccaaccagggatggaacccatgccccctgcagtggaagggcagagtcttaaccactggactgtcagggaagttccacaatttgcatttttaaaaagtcctctgGCTTTTACAACCTTCAGCTCTCTGTAAGGGCTCACCTTGTGACCCTTACCTGACCACTGATCAGCAGAAATGTTACCAGTCCTCTCTGGCCACCACAGCCCCTCACCTCCAGGTTAGTCTCAACATAATGGCACAGCCCAATGACACACTTTTCACTTTAAATCATTGAAGAAAGTGTTGAACTTTATTGAAAGTTTTTCTGGGATGAAGAGGAAGGGTTTACACTGTATATCACAGCAGAAATGTAATAATCTTTCAACATTTACTTCCTGACTCCAAAGTTCCACTACATAAAATGGTCCAAGTACTTTCctcataaaaaattaaagacctcCACCTCTCTCCTTACTACCTCATCCtctcaccccccacccacccctcagtTCTCTCTGCAATCTTTATCCCTTCTTAAGGAGGAATAATCTTGTCAACCTATGATTTCACCTTTGTCATTTTGAATGTTTGtctgggaagaaagggagagggaggacaAAGCAAAGTCTTTTGGTTTGCTCTGGACAATAATCTTAAATTAGTGCCTGTATGgccatccattttttaaattataaacatattcttcagttttaaattttatctgataacatttcacaaataaaatcttaaagcaaaaaaaaaaaatctctctctcatagaaaaaaagttatttttgacaATATCTTAAGGAGACCCAAGTGAGACTACACTCAAAATTTATAAGCATAAGCTTGAGTGCTTTTGTCCACTCCTCCTCTGTGTTCAAGTGGGTTCTGATGGAGTAGAATCCACCACTGCTTCCGGGGACTTCCATCAGGCCTTTCTTCACATGAATCTTGTAGGGCAAACAGAGACCTGACCCACCTTTCTCAGCCAGTTCCTTGAACTGCTGCATGCAGTCCAGGAAAGCCATCATAGCCTGGTCAAATTTGTTATGCAAGAAAACATTCCGCTTCCCATTAGAGAACAATGGCAGCTCAATGCAGTCATCTGTTAAAGACTTCAGATAGGAATGGTTTCCACAGGGGATGAGTCGGTACCTCTGAAACTCCAGTCCAATTGTATTGGACAAGGCAAGGAGCAGCAAGGCTGTCTGTCCCCAGGCTATGTTAATCTCATTCCAGCACACAGGGACAGTGGGGAGGCAGCCCAACCTGAAGTTATTGATGGTAGTTAAGGGGCCATCATGCCAGATCTCAAATGTGGCATTAAAGATACTGGTTTTCTCCAGCTGGTGCCACTGGATCTGGGCGTACCATAGCCGCTTCTCCACACTACTCAGCTCGTCATGTAGTTCTAGTTGTTGCCATTTCAATTTACTGTAGTCCTTCTGGTACTGCTTTTCTTGCTGGTCCAGCATCTCAGTCTCTGCCTGGGCTGCCTCGAGATCTGCTGCTGCTCTTTCTCGGTTCTTTTCcacctcctccagctcctggACCAGCCTCGTTTCCTCCACCTCCAGGCCCTTCAGCTTCTCCTGCAGCGACTCCCTCTCCTCACGTATCAACTCCCTGGTCTCCAAACAGCGTTTGTAGCTCTGAATCTCAGATTCTGTGATGGTGAGTTGGACGTCCAGTTGCTCTAAAAGATTGTCAGTACAGTCCTCACACATGGGGTGGTCCACATCTGTTTCACCAGAGAGGATGTCAAACATGTCGCTTGCAGCCTTCTGGATGTTACTGAGAGTTCTCAGGGAGCCCAAATTCCCAAGCAGGGTGAAGCTGTCAGGATTGTCCCAGGACGttctgccaccagggaggccaggAAGGGTCCTGTACGAGGCACCTTCCTGTAGATTTTCAAAATCTGCCTCCTCCCTGGAAGGAGGGTCTCCCTCCTGGGTTTTTCCTGGCTCCCCCTGAGCTGGGATGAGCATCAAAGCTTCAGGTTCTTGGGAGGTCTCCATGGACTGATTCAGTTTCAGGGGCTGGCTGCAGCGTTGGCAAATGAAGTAGAGGGAGGACATGGTGGAGGTCTTGACTCTCACCTTGACACTGTTCCCTCCCTCGGTCGCCAGGGAATTAACACTTTATACCTTTTAAAACTCTTTCTAGAGGAgagattcttttcaaatgcatatcTCATCTTGTCACTGTCCTAAAAACCTTACAATGGTACCCTCCTTAGATACTTTTAGACCTCCCTTAACTCCTTGTAGACAAGTGActctttctaaaaagaaaagctgatCATCTTACTCCTCCTTTAACATTAAAGAGTAATCtttctaaaactaaaatctgATCATGGACACCTCCTTAAAATGTTTAATGCCCTTATCTTAAGATAAAGTCTAATCATCTTAACCTGACACCAAGGCCTCTGCCCATCTTTCCAGCTTTTCCTCTCCCCATTTCCTGCCACTCTCACCATGTACTCCTGCATAATAACTGAATTTCAGTTCTTCCAACATTTCTTATTGTTCCGTCTGACTAGAAcactcttcctttccctctttacCTGGATAACTTCTACCCATCCTTTAGGGTTAGGTGTCatttccttcaggaagccttccctgactaccaAATTTAGGCTTTCTGTTCTGATGACACATTTCACATTCTTTATCACATAGTAATGTAATGGGCATACATGGAAAATATATTAGTTTAATTAACAAATCACACCAAATAATGTAGTTTGGAGGTTATGTATTTTGCCATCAGCTCAGCCAGAGATTAATACACCAAGCATTTACGTAACATAAAAGAGCAAATAACAAAAAACTTTACAAGTATGTTGACTTCCATAGACAACCACCCAAGTAAGCACATTATGTTAGCCAGAAGTACTTGCTCTGAAATAAAACCCTTGTGGACTTCTAACCCGCAGTTATTGACTTGATGGAGTGGAGCATAAGATAAACGCACACAGAAGAACCCAGTCTTAAATGGAGACCACAGTAAGGGGCGTAAAGTCATAGGGCCTTTCTCTCCCAGTGTCCAGCAGGAAGCAGCATGCCAACCACACCAGGAGAGGCTCAGGGCGGGGGCAGGAAGCCTTCCTGCAGACTCACTGAAGTGTGGTCCGGGACTTTACCAGGTTAAGCACACGAGGCAGTTGTGCTGCACTGCACTTCATGCTGAGGGACTTTGCTCTAGCAAGGAAACACACCTCCCGCTGGCCACCCTTCACTGTAGTTTTCAAACCCCACTTAATCAGTCACCGTCATGGCTGAAATTGGTAATTTACACTTGTTACCACTTAGCTCTTCACCAGTATCCTATGTGTGTGAACCTCAAAAATTCCTGGGAGATGGGAAGACTGGAAGTGCATTAAGGTAAAGAGAGGTTGAACAGCTAGTCAAGGGTCCTTCGAGCCCTCATAACCTCTCTGAAATGCCTCAAATCAATCCATTATAGAAGCATCCTCTAGAAGTTGGGAACATCTGATTTATAGGCAACCTGTCAGAAGCACAAGTGACAAGAGGACTTGctattggcatctgaagtggggggctGGAGGCTGCCTTGTGGGACTGATctcttaacctgtgggatctgatgttatctctgggtagatagtataagaattgagttgaattgtaggacatgcAGCTGGTGTCAGAATTACTTGGTGAGGAAAGGACCCACACACTGTGATTGGGAGCATAATCCTAGTTGGTGTCAGAATGTTATGGAgtcagtgtttaatggggacagagttttagtttgggaagataaaaatttctggagatggacagtggcaatggttgcacaacaatatgaatgtacttaataccacctAACTGTATACCTAAGAATGGTTAAGGtggtattttatcacaattaaaaataaaataataataaaagaaattaaaagacctGCTTAAAGCAGCTGTCTCTCGGCAGTAAGTAAGAGAGTTATTAGAAACTGGCTGAAGAGCACTTTTCTACTTGCTGGATGGGATGCTGCCCGATTCATGAATCATTTAATAAATCCAAttaggtcttaaaaaaaaaaaaagacagaaaaagacaaaagaaactgACTGAAATGTTGTTCATTTTCCTGGAGATTTAAAATGTCCTGGGACTCTCAGCTGGGCTCAAAGTGCAAGGCCATCTCATTgttaactagaaaaaaatattcacagctCAAAAAGACTACCCAAATATGCCTCTGTTTGCTATGATTAAAATCGGAAACTTCATGTTATATatcttaccacaatttaaaaaaacctcaagGCTGCCCTGTCCAATGGGCCTTTGAATGTCCCGTTTCCTTTATAAACCTCCACAGACTGAGTGTGGGACATGCAAAGTGTCTGAGGAAGGACTTCTGCTGCTGCAGAGGCCAGAGACCTCGGGGGCCCAGATGTGACTCATGCAGAATAAAAAGGCAATGATCATAATTACAGAGGAGGCTAGCTTTATGGTTCacataaaaaaatcttgaaaaggattttaagctttatttcattttattttgcttcagaCTAACCAGGTGTCCTTTCAAGGTCTCCTTGCTAGCAAGACTCCAGATAAGTTACTTGGATCAAGctggaatgaaaatattttcttcaagacTCAAACCATCAAAAGAGCCAAGATTTTGGCTTTCTGTCCCAGGTCAGCTGCTGATTTAGGAAGTCATTTAAGCTTTCAGTCTTCTTAGTTAActtctgtgaaatgggtgtaATGCTGGCAATTAAATGTTGTTCACAACAGCTACGAAGCGGTTTCCAGTATATGGACAAGGCAAAGTACACTGAGCACCCTCCTTGCTTGGCACAGTGTGTGggttaagtgctcagtaaatcatTGAAAATTCCCATGCTGTCAGTGCTCGGAAGTGCTCAGACTGAGGGACTATAGCTCCCA
This sequence is a window from Globicephala melas chromosome 1, mGloMel1.2, whole genome shotgun sequence. Protein-coding genes within it:
- the BECN2 gene encoding beclin-2, which gives rise to MSSLYFICQRCSQPLKLNQSMETSQEPEALMLIPAQGEPGKTQEGDPPSREEADFENLQEGASYRTLPGLPGGRTSWDNPDSFTLLGNLGSLRTLSNIQKAASDMFDILSGETDVDHPMCEDCTDNLLEQLDVQLTITESEIQSYKRCLETRELIREERESLQEKLKGLEVEETRLVQELEEVEKNRERAAADLEAAQAETEMLDQQEKQYQKDYSKLKWQQLELHDELSSVEKRLWYAQIQWHQLEKTSIFNATFEIWHDGPLTTINNFRLGCLPTVPVCWNEINIAWGQTALLLLALSNTIGLEFQRYRLIPCGNHSYLKSLTDDCIELPLFSNGKRNVFLHNKFDQAMMAFLDCMQQFKELAEKGGSGLCLPYKIHVKKGLMEVPGSSGGFYSIRTHLNTEEEWTKALKLMLINFECSLTWVSLRYCQK